Proteins from a genomic interval of Verrucomicrobiota bacterium:
- a CDS encoding amidohydrolase family protein: MLSAGEVIEDGAVVILEGRVMEAGRWADLARPWGRKGQVEDLGEVLLFPGFINSHCHLDYTGFAGKLAPPESFTGWIKSIVRLKSETSFQAYGEAWRRGAEMLLRAGVTTVVDMESVPALTPEVWHGTPIRVLSCLEVLGYGESEEASGMVRAAVEEWKGRFAAVGGALNVFPGLAPHALYSTSSDVMLEAAGAARFNAWPLSLHVAESREEFEMFAEQRGPLHAWLGERRRIAREVPASPVRRADQLGALSPATWVAHANYLGPSDDELLALRGVTVVHCPRSHAYFRHDPFPLERLRNAGVRVVVGTDSLASVRIRAGECVNLNLLEELRVMRGGGPVGDPAELLRMVWERPAEVLGFMGRLGSLHRGSNADSAVIPFRGKPAEAAESLVHHRGDVFGTMVGGRWHWREEGAG; encoded by the coding sequence ATGCTTTCCGCCGGGGAAGTCATTGAGGACGGCGCGGTGGTGATCCTCGAAGGGCGGGTGATGGAGGCGGGGCGCTGGGCTGACCTCGCGAGGCCCTGGGGGAGGAAGGGCCAAGTTGAGGATTTGGGCGAGGTGCTGCTGTTCCCGGGATTCATCAACAGCCATTGCCACCTGGATTACACCGGATTTGCTGGGAAACTCGCTCCGCCCGAATCCTTCACCGGTTGGATTAAAAGCATCGTTCGCTTGAAGTCGGAGACTTCGTTCCAAGCTTATGGGGAGGCCTGGCGGCGGGGAGCGGAGATGCTTCTTCGCGCGGGCGTGACTACCGTGGTCGATATGGAATCGGTTCCGGCCCTGACACCGGAAGTGTGGCACGGCACACCGATCCGCGTGCTCAGTTGCCTGGAAGTGCTGGGATACGGGGAGAGCGAGGAGGCGTCCGGCATGGTGCGCGCGGCGGTGGAAGAATGGAAAGGGCGGTTCGCCGCGGTCGGAGGCGCTCTGAATGTTTTTCCGGGGCTTGCGCCGCACGCGCTCTATTCCACGAGCTCCGACGTCATGCTGGAGGCGGCGGGGGCGGCACGTTTCAATGCTTGGCCGCTTTCTCTGCATGTCGCGGAGTCCCGGGAGGAATTCGAGATGTTCGCCGAACAGCGGGGTCCCCTCCATGCTTGGCTGGGCGAGCGGAGGAGGATCGCAAGGGAAGTCCCGGCCAGTCCGGTCAGACGGGCCGATCAACTCGGTGCGTTGAGTCCCGCCACGTGGGTTGCCCACGCGAATTATTTGGGTCCAAGCGACGATGAACTCCTGGCCTTGCGAGGGGTGACGGTCGTGCACTGCCCTCGCAGTCACGCGTATTTCAGACATGATCCTTTCCCGCTGGAGCGACTACGGAACGCGGGTGTTCGCGTGGTGGTGGGGACGGACAGCTTGGCCAGTGTTCGCATCAGGGCGGGCGAATGCGTGAATCTGAATCTCCTGGAAGAATTACGCGTCATGCGAGGCGGTGGGCCGGTTGGAGATCCCGCTGAACTGTTGAGGATGGTTTGGGAACGTCCGGCGGAGGTCCTGGGTTTCATGGGCCGATTGGGTTCGTTGCACAGGGGATCCAACGCCGATTCGGCGGTGATTCCGTTTCGTGGGAAACCGGCCGAGGCCGCGGAGAGTTTGGTCCATCATCGAGGTGATGTTTTCGGAACGATGGTCGGCGGACGTTGGCACTGGCGCGAGGAGGGAGCAGGATGA
- a CDS encoding 8-amino-7-oxononanoate synthase, whose translation MNSLDPFLQRRLDRLEASQLKRKLRPHDFPIGRQVRVEGEETLCFASNDYLGLAGDPRLGQASARASERYGVGSGASRLICGTLPVHVELERALAEWKEAEDALVFGSGMAAALGTLGALLGMGDVVLVDRLAHASLIDGARLSRAQLRVFSHNDLADLEAKLSWARSWISERGKGPDGEEGNLMVVTESLFSMDGDVAPLREMTDLAERYGAWLMVDEAHAGGVMGKGGSGLVQALGLGGRIPIQMGTLGKALGSSGGFVAGSSRLVEYLINQARTFIFSTAPAPSACAAALEALRIVRSAEGDALREALRDRIRLFERETGKPRPGEASPVWPLILGSEARAMSAFQELWGRGVWVPAIRYPAVARGKARLRVSFSAAHRREDVDRLVVLLRECGLAGWEGGSGNRT comes from the coding sequence ATGAATTCGCTCGACCCTTTCTTGCAGCGGCGATTGGACAGGTTAGAAGCGTCGCAACTGAAGCGGAAGTTGCGTCCGCATGATTTTCCGATTGGACGCCAAGTGCGAGTGGAGGGCGAGGAGACCCTTTGCTTCGCCTCGAACGATTATCTGGGGCTGGCCGGGGATCCGCGGTTAGGGCAAGCGTCGGCTCGAGCCTCCGAACGCTATGGCGTGGGCTCAGGTGCTTCCCGGCTGATCTGCGGAACATTGCCTGTGCATGTTGAATTGGAACGAGCGTTGGCGGAGTGGAAAGAAGCGGAGGACGCGTTGGTCTTTGGATCCGGCATGGCTGCTGCCTTGGGGACGCTTGGCGCGCTTCTGGGGATGGGGGACGTGGTGTTGGTGGACCGGTTGGCTCACGCCAGTTTGATTGACGGAGCTCGCTTGAGCCGGGCGCAATTGCGCGTGTTCAGCCACAATGATTTGGCGGATCTGGAGGCGAAGCTGTCGTGGGCACGGAGCTGGATTTCGGAACGGGGAAAGGGTCCGGATGGTGAGGAGGGAAATTTAATGGTGGTCACGGAATCGTTGTTCTCCATGGATGGCGATGTCGCGCCGCTGAGGGAGATGACGGATCTGGCGGAGCGCTATGGCGCTTGGTTGATGGTCGATGAGGCGCATGCCGGCGGCGTGATGGGGAAAGGCGGGTCGGGGTTGGTGCAGGCTTTGGGGTTAGGCGGACGTATTCCCATTCAGATGGGCACTTTGGGCAAGGCCTTGGGTAGCTCGGGAGGATTCGTCGCCGGTTCATCTCGATTGGTGGAGTATTTGATCAATCAGGCCCGAACCTTTATCTTTTCCACTGCCCCCGCACCCTCCGCTTGTGCTGCGGCGCTGGAAGCTTTGCGGATTGTCCGGTCCGCCGAGGGCGATGCTTTGCGTGAAGCCTTGAGAGATCGCATTCGGCTTTTCGAAAGGGAGACGGGAAAACCGCGCCCCGGTGAAGCCAGTCCGGTGTGGCCCCTGATCCTGGGGTCGGAAGCGCGTGCGATGTCGGCGTTTCAAGAACTTTGGGGGCGGGGCGTGTGGGTTCCGGCGATTCGTTATCCTGCAGTCGCGCGGGGGAAGGCGAGGCTGCGGGTCAGCTTTTCAGCGGCTCACCGGCGTGAAGATGTCGATCGCCTGGTGGTGTTGTTGCGAGAGTGTGGGTTGGCGGGCTGGGAGGGTGGGAGTGGGAACAGGACTTAG